A window from Gemmatimonadaceae bacterium encodes these proteins:
- a CDS encoding ABC transporter permease: MRWSSCAASRRARRSCWCRRATPIASRSSDSRAPRRRSAATAGPPRAASPPHVTRQPRRHRVRPESDAVGEAELASPRAVPGSRIRSFIAHATFAARTALEAVAHNRLRAGLTSLGILFGVASVIAMLAIGRGAEAEILEQMRLLGANNVLVAPYVEQKEGSADEEEDSKQPKRYTPGLSYLDALAIREHIPGVETVSAEVVMNTALTREGRRRSGRVVGVDSSYFRLLNMPVASGRAFSEQQMELGQPVAIIGHGVRTRFFTTEDPIGKPIKVGEIWLTVVGVLADRQVAGENTERLGLRDVGMDVFVPLNTMLLRFRNRAQVTQQQIEIATRRANVTMPNEEEPPPDVQAERANYHQLDRIVVRVADSRQVPQVADVVRRMLTRRHNGVVDFEVTVPELLLQQEQRAKTIFNVVLGAIASISLIVGGIGIMNIMLASILERIREIGVRRAMGATQRDILAQFLAEAVLISLAGGVAGILVGGGLSLGIERLAGIRTMVSVPSVVVAFGVSLTVGLVFGIVPAWRAARQDPVVCLRYE; the protein is encoded by the coding sequence ATGAGGTGGTCATCCTGCGCGGCGTCGCGGCGGGCGAGGAGGTCTTGCTGGTGCCGCCGAGCAACGCCGATCGCCTCACGGTCCAGCGACTCGAGGGCTCCCCGACGTCGCTCGGCGGCGACAGCGGGACCGCCACGCGCAGCGTCCCCGCCGCACGTGACACGGCAGCCTCGAAGGCACCGCGTGCGCCCTGAGTCCGACGCCGTGGGCGAGGCCGAGCTCGCCTCGCCACGCGCGGTGCCGGGCTCGCGAATCCGTAGCTTCATTGCCCACGCCACCTTCGCCGCGCGCACGGCCCTTGAGGCCGTGGCGCACAATCGGCTGCGCGCCGGCCTGACCTCGCTGGGTATCCTCTTCGGGGTGGCGTCCGTGATCGCGATGCTGGCCATCGGCCGCGGTGCCGAGGCCGAGATCCTCGAGCAGATGCGCCTGCTTGGTGCCAACAACGTGCTCGTGGCGCCCTATGTGGAGCAGAAGGAAGGGTCGGCGGACGAGGAAGAGGACTCGAAACAGCCCAAGCGCTATACGCCGGGGCTTTCGTATCTCGACGCGCTCGCCATTCGCGAGCACATCCCGGGCGTGGAGACGGTGAGTGCCGAGGTGGTGATGAACACGGCGCTGACGCGCGAGGGGCGACGCCGTTCCGGGCGCGTCGTCGGCGTTGATAGCTCGTACTTCCGCCTGCTCAACATGCCGGTCGCATCGGGCCGCGCCTTCAGCGAGCAGCAGATGGAGCTCGGGCAGCCGGTGGCGATCATCGGCCACGGCGTGCGCACGCGCTTCTTCACCACGGAAGATCCCATCGGCAAGCCGATCAAGGTCGGCGAGATCTGGCTCACGGTTGTCGGCGTGCTGGCCGACCGCCAGGTGGCCGGCGAGAACACCGAACGCCTCGGCCTGCGCGACGTCGGGATGGACGTGTTCGTGCCGCTCAACACGATGCTGCTGCGCTTCCGGAACCGCGCGCAGGTCACGCAGCAGCAAATCGAGATCGCCACGCGCCGCGCCAACGTGACGATGCCCAACGAGGAGGAGCCGCCGCCGGACGTACAGGCCGAGCGGGCGAACTACCACCAGCTCGACCGCATCGTGGTGCGCGTGGCCGACTCGCGGCAGGTGCCACAGGTTGCGGATGTGGTGCGCCGCATGCTCACGCGCCGGCACAACGGCGTGGTGGACTTCGAGGTGACGGTGCCGGAACTGCTCTTGCAGCAGGAGCAGCGGGCCAAGACGATCTTCAACGTCGTGCTCGGCGCCATCGCCAGCATCTCGCTGATCGTCGGTGGCATCGGGATCATGAACATCATGCTGGCGTCCATCCTTGAGCGCATCCGCGAGATTGGCGTGCGGCGCGCGATGGGCGCCACGCAGCGCGACATCCTCGCGCAGTTCCTCGCCGAGGCGGTGCTGATCAGCCTCGCCGGCGGCGTCGCCGGGATCCTCGTCGGCGGCGGGCTCAGCCTCGGCATCGAACGGCTGGCCGGCATCCGCACGATGGTGTCGGTGCCGTCGGTGGTGGTGGCCTTCGGTGTGTCCCTGACCGTTGGACTCGTGTTTGGCATCGTGCCCGCCTGGCGCGCCGCGCGCCAGGACCCTGTCGTCTGCCTTCGCTACGAATGA
- a CDS encoding TolC family protein translates to MSMLMRVLRIPLLTAAVVVLPAAVAAQEPLRLTLADAIARAQAQGPTALAAKATRDAARHRDWAFTASWLPQAALNGNVPTFNRSIIPVLQPDGSTLYRAQEQNEGSLNVAITQRLPFTGGDLFLNSGLSRLDVVGNTSTRTWSSTPMLVGIRQDIFRPNRARWDAREQSLRADVAERAYAEALEDVAIQIANAFFDAYTARLGYENAVSNAAVNDTLYTLNQGRFEVGRIGENDLLQSELALLRSQVALDGARLERDRTLASLRLALALPVGAELEIIVPTEVPVVNADTTAAVSMALRHRAQMVELELQETQADRRISEARYGTGIGGTISASMGLNQTAGALDGAYRDLREAQRFTLGISMPLVNWGSRSANIQAARLDSDRVDHLGRQTREQTSQEAHFAALGLAQARRQLAIAAKADTVGAKRFEVAKNRYVIGRIGIDNLYVAQSEKDGALNQYLNSLRGYWVAYYRLRRVTMFDFVAGAPIR, encoded by the coding sequence ATGAGCATGCTGATGCGCGTGTTGCGGATTCCGTTGTTGACCGCGGCTGTGGTGGTGTTGCCTGCGGCCGTCGCGGCGCAGGAGCCGCTACGCCTGACGCTCGCGGATGCGATCGCGCGGGCGCAGGCCCAGGGGCCCACGGCGCTGGCCGCCAAGGCCACGCGCGACGCGGCGCGCCATCGCGACTGGGCCTTCACGGCGAGTTGGCTGCCGCAGGCGGCGCTGAATGGCAACGTGCCGACGTTCAATCGTTCGATCATCCCCGTGCTGCAGCCGGACGGCTCCACGCTGTACCGCGCGCAGGAGCAGAACGAAGGGTCGCTCAACGTCGCCATCACGCAACGGCTGCCGTTCACCGGTGGCGACCTCTTCCTGAACTCCGGCCTGTCGCGGCTCGACGTCGTCGGCAATACGAGCACACGGACCTGGTCGTCCACGCCGATGCTGGTCGGGATCCGCCAGGACATCTTCCGCCCCAATCGCGCGCGCTGGGACGCGCGCGAGCAGTCGCTGCGCGCGGATGTTGCCGAGCGTGCCTATGCCGAGGCCTTGGAGGACGTGGCCATCCAGATCGCGAACGCGTTCTTCGACGCGTACACGGCGCGCCTCGGCTATGAGAACGCGGTCTCCAACGCGGCGGTGAACGACACACTATACACGCTGAACCAGGGGCGCTTCGAGGTCGGACGCATCGGCGAGAATGATCTGCTGCAGAGCGAACTCGCCCTGCTGCGCTCGCAGGTGGCACTCGATGGCGCGCGACTCGAACGGGACCGCACCCTCGCGTCACTGCGCCTCGCGCTGGCGTTGCCGGTTGGCGCCGAGTTGGAGATCATCGTCCCGACCGAGGTGCCAGTGGTCAATGCCGACACCACGGCGGCGGTGTCGATGGCGCTGCGGCATCGCGCACAGATGGTGGAACTGGAGCTGCAGGAGACACAGGCCGACCGCCGCATCTCGGAGGCGCGCTACGGCACGGGTATCGGCGGCACCATCTCGGCGTCGATGGGACTGAACCAGACCGCCGGCGCACTCGATGGCGCGTACCGGGACCTGCGCGAGGCCCAGCGCTTCACGCTCGGCATCTCGATGCCCCTCGTCAATTGGGGCAGCCGTTCGGCCAACATCCAGGCGGCGCGTCTCGACAGCGACCGGGTGGACCACCTCGGCCGGCAGACGCGCGAGCAGACGTCGCAGGAGGCGCACTTCGCGGCGCTGGGCCTGGCGCAGGCGCGTCGGCAGTTGGCCATCGCGGCGAAGGCGGACACCGTCGGCGCCAAGCGTTTCGAGGTCGCCAAGAACCGCTATGTGATTGGCCGCATCGGGATCGACAACCTGTATGTTGCGCAGTCGGAGAAGGACGGGGCGCTGAACCAGTACCTGAACTCGCTGCGCGGCTACTGGGTGGCGTACTATCGGCTGCGGCGCGTGACGATGTTCGATTTCGTGGCGGGCGCGCCGATCCGCTAG
- a CDS encoding DinB family protein, whose translation MSRMLRTMILAAALAPALPAQSNDWRQEFLAVMQTAADKYIQLAEAIPADKYTWRPAEGVRSVAETFLHVATANYGLASNLGAQLPAGVPVRTLEKSTTDKAVIVKHLRDAFAHFRGAVEAFPADQPTKMVRFFGPPEITARHFLYFNADHNGEHLGQLIAYARSVGVTPPWSAGN comes from the coding sequence ATGTCCCGAATGCTTCGCACGATGATTCTTGCCGCGGCCTTGGCCCCGGCACTGCCCGCCCAGAGCAACGATTGGCGACAGGAGTTCCTCGCCGTGATGCAGACGGCGGCGGACAAGTACATCCAGCTCGCCGAGGCGATTCCCGCCGACAAGTACACCTGGCGTCCGGCGGAGGGCGTGCGCAGCGTGGCCGAGACCTTCCTGCACGTGGCGACGGCGAACTACGGGTTGGCCAGCAACCTGGGCGCCCAGCTCCCGGCGGGAGTGCCGGTGCGTACCCTGGAGAAGAGCACCACCGACAAGGCGGTGATCGTGAAGCACCTGCGCGATGCCTTCGCGCACTTCCGTGGCGCGGTGGAGGCCTTCCCGGCCGATCAGCCGACCAAGATGGTGCGCTTCTTTGGGCCGCCGGAGATCACGGCGCGGCACTTCCTGTACTTCAACGCCGACCACAACGGCGAGCACCTGGGGCAGTTGATTGCCTACGCGCGCTCGGTCGGTGTGACACCGCCCTGGTCCGCCGGGAACTAG
- a CDS encoding DUF481 domain-containing protein, with amino-acid sequence MRLAPTLARPLAALAILASTAAGQDAAVKKFTADFGYVSVSGNTSVTTMSIGDKFTWSKARWSLEQTFGIVRGEQDGVENTNNLRAGLRTDYKLAGLFSAYVAGSFDRNTFAGIKRRFEEQAGLTWRAIGSATDTLRLDVGASVTQQLSTTGVESDFPSGRAAMYYRHAFTGSSYFEQRADYIPNFKTPKDWRLNTETAVVAPISARIGLKVGYAIRYDNQPEPTFGTIDRLFVTSIQITY; translated from the coding sequence ATGCGACTTGCCCCGACCCTGGCGCGCCCCTTGGCCGCCCTCGCCATCCTTGCCTCGACCGCGGCCGGCCAGGACGCCGCCGTGAAGAAGTTCACGGCCGATTTTGGCTACGTGAGCGTGAGCGGCAACACCAGCGTGACGACCATGAGCATCGGCGACAAGTTCACCTGGTCCAAGGCTCGCTGGAGCCTCGAGCAGACGTTCGGCATCGTGCGGGGTGAGCAGGACGGCGTCGAGAACACCAACAACCTGCGCGCCGGTCTACGCACCGACTACAAGCTCGCTGGCCTCTTCTCCGCGTACGTCGCGGGCAGCTTCGACCGCAACACGTTTGCCGGCATCAAGCGGCGCTTTGAGGAGCAGGCGGGTCTCACGTGGCGCGCCATCGGCAGCGCCACGGACACGCTGCGCCTCGACGTCGGCGCCTCGGTGACGCAGCAACTCTCCACAACCGGTGTGGAATCCGACTTCCCGAGCGGTCGGGCCGCGATGTACTATCGCCACGCATTCACCGGCAGCTCGTACTTCGAGCAACGTGCCGACTACATCCCGAACTTCAAGACGCCCAAGGACTGGCGCCTGAACACCGAGACCGCAGTTGTGGCGCCCATCTCGGCGCGCATCGGCCTCAAGGTCGGCTACGCGATCCGCTACGACAACCAGCCGGAACCGACGTTTGGTACGATCGACCGGCTCTTCGTGACCTCGATCCAGATCACGTACTGA